Proteins encoded in a region of the Paenibacillus pedocola genome:
- a CDS encoding ABC transporter substrate-binding protein — protein sequence MRNKLFSLCFVIIMVFSLSLTGCGSNNNNNNAATATDEPAATTAPESTDAAATTEPAAASGSDISGKIIFLTNRTDMIGKEYDEYLKRFNEKYPNIKVEFEASQTDYNQQAKVRMASGELPDVMFIPNIPNSDLPKYFAPLDDLGLTDKITFKDFKSFEGQLYGITTGNSTTGIVYNKKAFADAGITEIPKTWDEFLAACEKLIAAGVVPLASNFKDKWPLNDWVYSVPRIIAGNPDFPNEKLNTDTPFTMDNGYGKSLSLLRELNEKGYLEKDINSTNWEQSKKDIASGKFAMYYLGNWVINQVIGAGTTSDNVGFFPLPYDNSGTLTAPLSPDFFYAVAKNSKNVDAAKAFVKWMIEDSGYEDFAGFISPLKGKESNLTQLKEFQATGVVLQEGTVDDAKVTEITNKAQLDLPAMAQEFVLAKDPQTVFDKWNKAWAKAKKDLGY from the coding sequence ATGAGAAACAAGTTATTTTCGTTATGTTTTGTTATCATTATGGTTTTCTCTCTATCCCTGACAGGCTGTGGTTCGAACAACAATAATAATAATGCAGCCACAGCAACTGATGAGCCTGCAGCAACAACAGCGCCAGAGAGCACCGACGCAGCAGCAACCACTGAACCAGCAGCAGCCAGCGGATCTGACATCAGCGGCAAAATCATTTTCCTGACCAACAGAACCGACATGATCGGCAAAGAGTATGACGAATATTTAAAGCGCTTTAATGAGAAATATCCGAACATCAAGGTTGAATTTGAAGCTTCCCAAACCGACTACAACCAGCAGGCTAAGGTCAGAATGGCCAGCGGCGAGCTTCCCGACGTCATGTTCATTCCTAACATCCCTAACTCCGATCTGCCAAAATATTTCGCACCGCTGGACGATCTCGGCCTCACCGATAAAATTACATTTAAAGACTTCAAATCCTTCGAAGGCCAGCTGTACGGAATTACTACCGGTAACTCCACTACAGGAATTGTCTATAACAAAAAAGCCTTCGCCGATGCCGGCATCACCGAAATCCCTAAGACCTGGGATGAATTCCTCGCTGCCTGCGAAAAGCTGATAGCCGCCGGTGTAGTGCCGCTCGCTTCCAACTTCAAAGACAAATGGCCGCTTAACGACTGGGTATACTCCGTTCCCCGCATTATTGCCGGAAACCCTGATTTCCCGAATGAGAAGCTGAATACCGACACGCCTTTCACAATGGACAACGGCTACGGCAAATCGCTCAGCCTGCTTAGAGAGCTGAATGAAAAGGGCTATCTGGAAAAAGACATCAACTCCACCAACTGGGAACAATCGAAGAAGGACATCGCCTCCGGCAAATTCGCCATGTATTACCTGGGTAACTGGGTTATCAACCAGGTTATCGGCGCTGGCACCACTTCGGACAATGTAGGCTTCTTCCCGCTTCCTTATGACAACTCAGGCACACTTACAGCTCCGCTGAGCCCTGACTTCTTCTATGCTGTTGCTAAGAACAGCAAAAATGTAGACGCTGCCAAAGCCTTCGTAAAATGGATGATCGAAGATTCCGGATATGAGGATTTTGCCGGATTCATCTCTCCGCTGAAGGGCAAAGAATCCAATCTGACGCAGCTTAAAGAATTCCAGGCTACTGGTGTAGTTCTGCAAGAAGGTACAGTGGATGACGCTAAAGTAACTGAAATCACCAACAAAGCACAGCTCGACCTGCCGGCTATGGCTCAGGAGTTCGTCCTGGCTAAAGATCCGCAAACCGTCTTCGACAAATGGAACAAAGCATGGGCGAAAGCTAAAAAAGACCTCGGCTATTGA
- a CDS encoding beta-mannosidase: protein MTQLQLDLKNWEFRASGDEGWLPAVVPGTVHTDLLRNGLISQPFYGKNEHELQWIDKKDWEYRTVLQLDEGWQNLNVTELTFAGLDTYADVYVNNVHALSADNMFRAWTVDVKGLLRTGDNEILVKFRSVVKEDLPKLEQLGYDLPAPNDQSELGGLEEKRISVFARKAPYHYGWDWGPRFLTSGIWREAVLTGRNAAAISDVYIRQDVIKKEEARLTAIVEVDAPEVWEGTLRITADGQEWTQTVTLDAGIQAVELELVIGHPRLWWCNGLGAPELTSFQVELLQNGTVQDTAEVTTGLREIKLIRKPDAKGASFQFELNGVPVFAKGANHIPNDSFITEVTSDRYRHEIASAVESNMNMLRVWGGGFYEEKEFYRLCDEYGLLVWQDFMFACSMYPGDEAFLESVRKEAEYNVKRLRNHPCIALWCGNNEIDSAWAHFEENMGWGWKEKLSSEIRDTLWAAYEEIFHRILPEAVAAYHPGVDYWPSSPLRERTNNIDQHSTRITGEGDIHYWGVWHGIEPFENYNVKVGRFMSEYGFQSFPELKSVLSYAEEADMELESEVMLAHQKNGRGNLLIKEYMDIYLPEPKDFSSFLYMSQILQAEAMRVAIESHRRNKPYCMGTLYWQMNDCWPVASWAGMDYYGRWKALQYTARKSFKDILLSIEEMDGVNLQVHAVSDLRETLASELVLRLYDFSGSVLKEWNQSVQLAADSAAVVFTVPAAELLEGNDPKQVVLVASLLAEGSLLEQKEHYFAAAKEIKLSQPALTVAEVPGSGGLSFTVSSDVLARGVYLTAEEEGIFSDNFFDLLPGEPKTVQFSLRGSGEQDFIPAAPKGLEVRSMADYVKEA, encoded by the coding sequence ATGACTCAATTACAGCTTGATTTGAAGAATTGGGAATTTAGGGCTAGCGGGGATGAAGGATGGCTGCCGGCAGTGGTGCCGGGAACGGTGCATACCGATCTGCTACGCAATGGGCTGATTTCGCAGCCATTTTATGGAAAGAATGAGCATGAGCTGCAATGGATCGATAAGAAGGACTGGGAGTACAGAACGGTTCTGCAGCTGGACGAGGGCTGGCAGAATCTGAATGTTACGGAGCTGACCTTTGCCGGGCTGGATACGTATGCCGATGTGTATGTGAACAATGTGCATGCGCTTTCAGCAGACAATATGTTCCGGGCTTGGACCGTAGATGTCAAAGGTCTGCTGCGGACCGGAGACAATGAGATCCTGGTGAAATTCCGCTCCGTGGTGAAGGAGGATCTGCCGAAGCTGGAACAGCTCGGGTATGACCTGCCCGCACCGAATGACCAGTCTGAGCTGGGCGGTTTAGAGGAAAAGCGGATCAGCGTGTTTGCCCGCAAGGCGCCTTATCATTACGGCTGGGACTGGGGCCCGAGATTTCTGACCAGCGGCATCTGGCGTGAAGCGGTGCTTACGGGACGTAATGCTGCCGCGATTTCGGATGTGTATATCCGTCAGGATGTTATCAAGAAGGAAGAGGCTCGTTTGACGGCAATTGTTGAAGTGGATGCGCCTGAGGTATGGGAAGGAACGCTGCGGATTACAGCAGACGGCCAAGAGTGGACACAGACAGTTACTTTGGATGCCGGCATACAAGCTGTGGAACTGGAGCTGGTGATCGGTCATCCGCGTCTATGGTGGTGTAACGGACTGGGTGCGCCTGAATTAACCTCATTCCAGGTGGAGCTGCTGCAGAACGGTACGGTACAAGATACTGCCGAAGTGACTACCGGCCTCCGGGAAATTAAGCTGATCCGCAAACCTGATGCGAAGGGTGCTTCGTTCCAGTTCGAGCTGAACGGTGTACCGGTGTTCGCAAAGGGTGCGAACCATATTCCAAACGACAGCTTCATCACAGAGGTTACCAGTGACCGCTACCGTCATGAGATTGCCTCAGCCGTAGAGTCGAATATGAACATGCTGCGTGTATGGGGCGGCGGCTTCTATGAGGAGAAGGAATTCTACCGCTTGTGCGATGAATACGGCCTGCTGGTCTGGCAGGACTTCATGTTTGCCTGCAGCATGTATCCGGGGGATGAAGCGTTCCTGGAGAGTGTGCGGAAGGAAGCGGAATATAATGTGAAGCGGCTGCGCAATCATCCGTGCATCGCACTGTGGTGCGGTAACAATGAGATCGACTCCGCCTGGGCCCACTTCGAGGAGAACATGGGCTGGGGCTGGAAGGAAAAGCTCAGTTCTGAGATCCGCGACACGCTATGGGCAGCATACGAAGAGATTTTCCACCGCATTCTGCCGGAGGCGGTAGCAGCCTATCATCCGGGTGTTGATTACTGGCCGTCCTCTCCGCTCCGTGAACGTACTAATAATATAGACCAGCATTCGACGCGGATTACGGGCGAAGGGGACATTCATTATTGGGGCGTATGGCACGGTATTGAACCTTTTGAGAACTATAACGTCAAGGTGGGCCGCTTCATGAGCGAATACGGCTTCCAGTCCTTCCCGGAGCTGAAATCGGTGCTGAGCTATGCGGAGGAAGCTGACATGGAGCTGGAATCGGAAGTGATGCTGGCGCACCAGAAGAACGGTCGCGGGAATCTGCTGATTAAAGAATATATGGACATCTATCTGCCGGAGCCAAAGGATTTCAGCTCATTTCTGTATATGAGCCAGATTCTTCAGGCGGAGGCCATGAGGGTCGCGATTGAAAGCCACCGGAGAAACAAGCCGTACTGCATGGGTACCTTGTACTGGCAGATGAACGACTGCTGGCCCGTAGCTTCCTGGGCAGGGATGGATTACTACGGCCGCTGGAAGGCACTGCAATATACCGCTCGCAAAAGCTTCAAGGATATCCTCCTCTCCATTGAGGAAATGGACGGGGTAAACCTGCAGGTGCATGCAGTATCTGATCTGCGGGAAACGCTGGCCAGTGAGCTGGTGCTCCGGTTGTATGATTTCAGCGGTTCGGTTCTGAAGGAATGGAATCAGTCCGTGCAGCTGGCTGCCGATTCGGCGGCGGTGGTATTCACCGTGCCTGCTGCCGAATTGCTGGAGGGCAATGATCCTAAGCAGGTGGTGCTGGTAGCTTCTTTGCTGGCCGAGGGCTCCCTGCTGGAGCAGAAAGAGCATTACTTCGCTGCGGCTAAAGAGATCAAGCTGAGTCAGCCTGCACTTACAGTGGCTGAGGTTCCGGGCAGCGGCGGCCTAAGCTTCACGGTCAGCAGCGATGTGCTGGCCAGAGGGGTGTATTTGACGGCGGAAGAGGAAGGCATCTTCTCCGACAACTTCTTCGATCTGCTTCCGGGCGAGCCAAAGACGGTGCAATTCTCGCTGCGCGGCAGCGGAGAGCAGGACTTTATCCCGGCTGCACCAAAAGGTCTTGAAGTCCGCTCGATGGCTGATTATGTGAAAGAAGCCTGA
- a CDS encoding alpha-galactosidase: MAIWVQEDKGTFHLQSKGMSYIIGLFNNYPMHVYWGKKLRHDSNLEGLPHLGVGTALDRLPQEYPQYGTGDYRVPAYQVKLEDGTRITELHYTGYRVLPGKPQLAGLPSVYVESPEEADTLEITLRDDYASLNVILRYTVYRDTDVIARSVEFVNDGGAQLDLLRALSASVDFPEDSQFDLIYLSGGWSREADLTRRRLEQGTTALQSRRGMSSHQHNPFAALAKPGTDEHQGEVYGFSLVYSGGFAAEAEVDAFGHTRLCMGLNPFDFSWRLAPGERFQTPEVVMVYSNEGLGGMSRTYHRLYRTRLVRGTFRDKERPILVNNWEATYFNFNADKLVDIAAEGSKLGIELFVLDDGWFGKRDADNSSLGDWTEDLRKLPGGLADVAKRVNDLGMQFGLWVEPEMISPDSDLYRAHPDWCLHVPGRRRTEARWQLVLDLTRAEVREYVYNALSKIFSTVPIAYVKWDMNRNLTEIGSAELPAERQGETAHRYVLGLYELIDRLTADFPHILFESCSSGGGRFDPGMLYYMPQTWTSDDTDAAERLKIQYGTSLVYPVSAMGAHVSAVPNHQVGRVTPLSFRGDVAMSGNFGYELDLTKFTDEEKELVKEQVANYKEIRSLVQQGNLYRLQSPFEGNETAWMFVSDDQSEALVYYFRVMAVPYPARRTLKLRGLNPDTDYTVLDSGEVFGGDRLMQAGLALPDIQRDYVSGCFHLKAQYN, translated from the coding sequence ATGGCCATTTGGGTACAGGAAGACAAGGGGACATTTCATTTACAGAGTAAGGGTATGAGTTATATTATCGGTCTTTTTAATAACTATCCGATGCACGTGTACTGGGGCAAAAAACTGCGCCATGACAGCAATCTGGAGGGCTTGCCGCATTTGGGGGTGGGCACTGCGCTGGACCGGCTTCCGCAGGAATACCCGCAGTACGGTACTGGGGATTACCGTGTGCCGGCTTATCAGGTCAAGCTGGAGGACGGCACGCGAATTACTGAGCTGCACTATACCGGTTACCGTGTACTGCCGGGCAAGCCGCAGCTTGCCGGACTTCCGTCCGTGTATGTGGAGTCCCCGGAAGAAGCGGATACGCTGGAAATTACGCTGCGCGATGATTACGCGTCGCTGAATGTCATTTTGCGTTATACCGTTTACCGCGACACGGACGTTATTGCCCGCTCGGTAGAATTCGTCAATGACGGCGGGGCGCAGCTCGATCTGCTGCGCGCACTGAGCGCTTCCGTTGATTTTCCGGAGGACAGCCAGTTTGACCTGATCTATCTCTCCGGCGGCTGGTCACGGGAGGCGGACCTGACCCGCAGACGGCTGGAACAGGGCACGACGGCGCTGCAGTCCCGCCGGGGAATGAGCAGCCATCAGCACAACCCGTTCGCCGCACTGGCTAAGCCGGGTACCGACGAGCACCAGGGCGAAGTGTACGGCTTCTCACTGGTCTATAGCGGCGGATTCGCAGCTGAAGCCGAGGTGGATGCCTTCGGACATACCCGTCTGTGCATGGGTCTGAATCCTTTTGATTTCTCCTGGCGTCTGGCTCCGGGCGAACGCTTCCAGACTCCCGAAGTCGTTATGGTCTACTCAAATGAAGGGCTCGGAGGCATGTCGCGGACGTATCACCGCCTGTACCGTACGCGCCTGGTGAGAGGAACATTCCGTGATAAGGAACGGCCAATCCTCGTGAATAACTGGGAAGCGACCTACTTCAATTTCAATGCCGACAAGCTGGTGGATATTGCCGCCGAAGGCTCGAAGCTGGGCATTGAGCTGTTTGTGCTTGATGATGGCTGGTTCGGCAAGCGCGATGCTGACAACTCCTCGCTCGGCGACTGGACCGAGGATCTGCGCAAGCTGCCGGGTGGACTGGCCGATGTGGCGAAGCGGGTCAACGACCTGGGCATGCAGTTCGGCCTTTGGGTAGAGCCGGAAATGATCTCGCCAGATAGCGATTTGTACCGCGCCCATCCGGACTGGTGCCTCCATGTGCCGGGACGCCGCCGCACCGAAGCCCGCTGGCAGCTGGTGCTCGATCTTACGCGCGCAGAAGTGCGCGAGTACGTTTACAATGCACTGAGCAAAATCTTCTCCACGGTGCCGATTGCCTATGTCAAATGGGATATGAACCGCAACCTGACGGAGATAGGTTCGGCTGAACTGCCGGCGGAGCGCCAGGGGGAAACTGCCCACCGTTATGTGCTCGGGCTGTACGAGCTGATTGATCGCCTGACGGCGGACTTCCCGCATATTCTGTTCGAGAGCTGCTCCAGCGGCGGCGGACGTTTCGACCCGGGTATGCTCTACTATATGCCGCAGACCTGGACGAGCGATGACACCGATGCGGCGGAACGCCTGAAGATACAGTACGGCACCAGTCTGGTGTATCCGGTCAGCGCAATGGGCGCGCATGTCTCCGCAGTTCCGAATCATCAGGTCGGCCGCGTTACGCCGCTGTCCTTCCGCGGGGATGTCGCCATGTCCGGCAACTTCGGCTATGAGCTTGACCTGACGAAATTCACCGACGAGGAGAAAGAGCTCGTTAAAGAGCAGGTAGCGAATTACAAGGAAATCCGCAGTCTTGTGCAGCAGGGCAACCTGTACCGTCTGCAAAGCCCATTCGAGGGTAATGAAACGGCTTGGATGTTCGTCTCGGACGATCAGAGCGAAGCATTGGTCTATTACTTCCGGGTCATGGCTGTGCCTTACCCGGCACGCCGGACGCTGAAGCTCCGTGGCCTCAACCCGGACACCGATTATACGGTGCTGGATAGCGGTGAGGTCTTCGGCGGCGACCGGCTGATGCAGGCCGGGCTAGCGCTGCCTGATATCCAGCGCGACTACGTGAGCGGATGCTTCCACCTGAAGGCACAATATAATTAG
- a CDS encoding DUF2294 domain-containing protein: MAELENSEQKKKMCQIYNEISKELFGFGTTLLRVTVDQRVITFHAKHRRSPRSAALEGEAPELKQEVDFRMSMLFKKRFKERLEAEMGLTLEVLLRDYDAPTQWAFTNMILAGD, from the coding sequence ATGGCAGAACTGGAAAACAGCGAGCAGAAGAAGAAGATGTGCCAGATCTACAATGAGATCTCCAAGGAATTGTTTGGTTTCGGGACGACCTTGCTCCGCGTAACTGTCGATCAGCGGGTCATTACCTTTCACGCCAAGCACCGCAGATCTCCCCGGTCGGCTGCCCTTGAAGGCGAAGCGCCGGAGCTGAAGCAGGAAGTGGATTTTCGGATGTCGATGCTGTTTAAGAAGAGATTCAAGGAAAGACTTGAAGCAGAAATGGGCTTAACGCTTGAGGTTCTGCTCAGGGATTACGATGCACCGACCCAGTGGGCTTTTACGAACATGATACTGGCCGGAGATTGA
- a CDS encoding ABC transporter substrate-binding protein has product MKKIMTTGLALALTSMLAACGANNTATNNTSTNNAAAPEATSAGEPSELVISTWGFSEDFFKESVYAPFEKEHNVKIVVEIGNNAERLNKIRQGSSDVDVVYLSDYYAQQAINEGLFETIDSSKIPNIQNIYDIAKAPLGAEYGPAYTIGRLGIAYNPALTQGDVTTWSDLWTKFDKNLAMPAITATAGPMVVDAASLAAGNADFNEDTAFTKLKELDKNVVKYYSQTSEYVNMFGQEEIAGGPIMEMYFKDLQAAVPDAKFVAPSDGAYAVMNTVNVVKGSDNKELAEEFINWQLSEEVQTASAKAKVDSPVNTKVVLTAEEAAGVTYGTDVISKLRKLDMSFVNEHITEWTDRFNREIGG; this is encoded by the coding sequence ATGAAAAAGATCATGACTACCGGCCTTGCACTGGCCCTGACTTCAATGCTGGCCGCTTGCGGCGCAAACAATACTGCGACGAACAACACCAGTACTAATAATGCGGCTGCACCGGAAGCTACATCAGCGGGAGAACCGTCAGAGTTGGTGATTTCCACCTGGGGATTCTCGGAAGATTTCTTCAAAGAATCGGTCTATGCGCCGTTTGAGAAAGAGCACAATGTGAAAATTGTGGTGGAAATCGGCAACAACGCCGAGCGCCTGAACAAAATCCGCCAGGGCAGCTCCGATGTGGATGTGGTGTATCTGTCCGACTATTATGCGCAGCAGGCGATTAATGAAGGGCTGTTCGAAACGATCGACAGCAGCAAGATCCCGAATATCCAGAACATTTATGATATCGCCAAAGCGCCGCTGGGTGCAGAATATGGCCCTGCGTATACGATCGGACGACTGGGAATTGCCTATAATCCGGCTCTCACCCAAGGTGACGTAACGACCTGGAGCGATCTGTGGACCAAGTTCGATAAGAACCTGGCGATGCCGGCAATTACAGCTACAGCAGGTCCGATGGTGGTAGATGCGGCCTCTCTTGCAGCAGGTAATGCGGACTTCAATGAAGATACTGCGTTCACAAAGCTGAAAGAGCTGGACAAGAATGTTGTGAAATATTACAGCCAGACCTCCGAGTATGTGAACATGTTCGGCCAGGAGGAAATCGCCGGCGGCCCGATTATGGAAATGTACTTCAAGGATCTGCAGGCTGCTGTGCCTGATGCCAAATTCGTAGCACCATCTGACGGCGCCTATGCCGTAATGAATACTGTTAACGTCGTTAAAGGCAGCGACAATAAAGAGCTTGCCGAAGAGTTCATCAACTGGCAGCTGAGCGAGGAAGTGCAGACAGCATCTGCCAAAGCCAAGGTGGATTCCCCGGTAAACACGAAGGTGGTGCTGACAGCTGAAGAAGCGGCAGGTGTGACTTACGGAACGGATGTTATCAGCAAGCTGCGCAAGCTGGATATGTCGTTCGTGAATGAACACATTACGGAGTGGACCGACCGCTTCAACCGCGAGATTGGCGGCTAA